One genomic region from Carcharodon carcharias isolate sCarCar2 chromosome 12, sCarCar2.pri, whole genome shotgun sequence encodes:
- the LOC121285322 gene encoding C-X-C chemokine receptor type 4-like, whose product MTEASEFDDMYTVYDANYHNDTDAFNYTYPEGVLCDRENPYFKSIFFPCVYSLVFVLGVVGNGLVVVIMGYHGRIRTMTDKYRLHLSAADLLFVLTLPFWSIDASHNWYFGEAMCKIVHIIYTVNLYSSVLILAFISMDRYYAVVHATNSAGPRKLLADRLVYVGVWLPAVLLTVPDIVFAKTRNLVDRVVCERIYPAESYQSWLIAFRIQGIAVGFALPGMVILICYCIIISKLSRSTGLQKRKALKITIILIVTFFFCWLPYYIVISIDTVMLMMGSDYSCELEQIVITSMAITEAIAFFHCCLNPILYAFVGVNFKSYTRKVFSHSETRCSSLKKLKSKDRRGAHPSVSTESESSSLQSSC is encoded by the exons ATGACTGAGGCTTCAGAATTCGATGACATG TATACGGTTTATGATGCAAATTATCACAATGACACCGACGCTTTTAACTACACATATCCAGAGGGCGTCTTGTGCGATAGGGAAAACCCATACTTCAAAAGTATCTTCTTCCCCTGTGTCTACTCGCTGGTGTTTGTACTGGGGGTCGTCGGCAATGGCCTGGTGGTGGTCATCATGGGCTACCACGGAAGAATTCGCACCATGACTGATAAATACAGGCTGCATCTGTCCGCGGCGGATTTGCTCTTCGTGCTGACCCTCCCATTCTGGTCCATCGATGCCAGTCACAACTGGTACTTTGGAGAAGCGATGTGCAAGATCGTGCACATCATCTACACGGTGAATTTGTACAGCAGCGTTCTGATCCTGGCTTTCATTAGCATGGACCGCTATTATGCGGTCGTGCATGCAACCAACAGTGCCGGACCGCGGAAGCTTCTGGCTGATCGGTTAGTCTATGTGGGCGTCTGGTTACCAGCAGTGCTCCTGACCGTGCCCGACATCGTCTTTGCTAAAACCAGAAATCTGGTTGATAGGGTGGTGTGCGAGCGCATTTACCCAGCAGAAAGTTACCAGTCTTGGTTGATTGCTTTCCGGATCCAAGGGATTGCGGTGGGATTCGCCCTGCCCGGGATGGTCATCCTGATTTGTTATTGTATCATCATTTCCAAACTGTCCCGCTCCACTGGCCTTCAGAAGCGCAAAGCCTTGAAAATCACCATCATCCTCATCGTCACTTTTTTCTTCTGCTGGCTGCCTTATTACATCGTCATCTCCATTGACACTGTGATGCTCATGATGGGAAGCGACTATTCTTGCGAATTGGAGCAAATTGTCATCACTTCGATGGCAATCACTGAAGCCATTGCCTTctttcactgttgccttaatcCCATTTTGTACGCCTTTGTCGGGGTTAACTTCAAAAGTTACACCCGAAAAGTCTTCAGTCACTCTGAAACCAGGTGTTCTTCTCTTAAGAAACTCAAAAGCAAGGACAGGCGAGGGGCCCACCCATCAGTTTCTACCGAGTCAGAGTCTTCCAGTCTCCAGTCAAGTTGCTAA